The Tripterygium wilfordii isolate XIE 37 chromosome 4, ASM1340144v1, whole genome shotgun sequence genome has a window encoding:
- the LOC119997875 gene encoding probable sucrose-phosphate synthase 1: MAGNDWINSYLEAILDVGPPLDEAKSSLLLRERGRFSPTRYFVEEVITGFDETDLHRSWVRAQATRSPQERNTRLENLCWRIWNLARQKKQLEGDLAQRNAKRRIEREKGRREATADMSEDLSEGEKGDLISDVSAHGESNRGKLPRLNSVEAMEMWASQQKGKKLYIVLISIHGLIRGENMELGRDSDTGGQVKYVVELARALGSTPGVYRVDLLTRQVSSPEVDWSYGEPTEMLTLRNSEDFNEEMGESSGAYIVRIPFGPRDKYIAKEHLWPHIPEFVDGALNHIIQMSKVLGEQIACGKPVWPVAIHGHYADAGDSAALLSGALNVPMLFTGHSLGRDKLEQLLKQGRLSRDEINKTYKIMRRIEAEELSLDSSEIVITSTRQEIEEQWRLYDAFDPVLERKLRARIRRNVSSYGRFMPRMAVIPPGMEFHHIIPQEAGMDGDTEWNEDHPTSPDPLIWTEIMRFFTNPRKPMILALARPDPKKNIMTLVKAFGECRPLRDLANLTLIMGNRDGIDEMSSTNASVLLSVLKLIDKYDLYGQVAYPKHHKQSDVPDIYRLAAKTKGVFINPAFIEPFGLTLIEAAAHGLPIVATKNGGPVDIHRVLDNGLLIDPHDQQSIADALLKLVADKQLWARCRHNGLKNIHLFSWPEHCKTYLSRIASCKPRYPQWQRSDDREENSESDSPGDSLRDIQDMSLNLNFSLDGDKSGASGNDNFESEGNSTDKKTKLENAVLAWSKGIQKDTRKAGSPDKADSNTNSGKFPALRRRKNLFVIAADCDSIEGLIEATKKIFEAVEKERTEGSIGFILSTSLTMSEIQSFLVSGGFTPCDFDAFICNSGSDLYYPTNPEDGRIVIDFYYHSHIDYRWGGEGLRKTLVRWAASVNDKRAVNDEKVITATEQLSANYCYAFKVHKPELVPTVKELRKVLRIQALRCHVIYCQNGTRLNVIPALSSRSQALRYLYVRWGVELAKMVVFVGECGDTDYEGLLGGMHKSIILKGVCSNASKEFHANRSYPLSDVISLDTPNVVQTPEEWSSSDIRDAVESFGLLKG, translated from the exons ATGGCGGGGAATGATTGGATAAACAGCTACTTGGAAGCAATTCTTGACGTGGGTCCTCCGCTTGATGAAGCAAAATCGTCTCTTTTGCTAAGAGAGAGAGGCAGGTTCAGCCCCACCCGTTACTTCGTCGAGGAAGTTATCACCGGCTTTGATGAGACCGATCTCCACCGCTCGTGGGTTCGG GCCCAGGCAACGAGGAGTCCCCAGGAGAGGAATACGAGGCTGGAGAACTTGTGTTGGAGGATTTGGAACCTTGCTCGTCAAAAGAAGCAG CTTGAGGGAGATCTGGCCCAAAGGAATGCTAAACGTCGTATTGAACGTGAAAAAGGCCGCAGAGAAGCTACTGCAGATATGTCTGAAGACTTATCAGAGGGCGAGAAAGGAGATCTAATCAGTGATGTATCTGCTCATGGTGAGAGCAACAGAGGCAAATTGCCTCGTCTTAATTCTGTTGAAGCGATGGAGATGTGGGCTAGTCAGCAGAAGGGGAAAAAACTGTACATTGTACTAATAAG CATCCATGGCCTTATTCGCGGTGAAAATATGGAGCTTGGTCGTGATTCTGATACGGGAGGTCAG GTGAAATATGTTGTCGAACTTGCAAGGGCATTGGGGTCAACACCAGGGGTGTATCGGGTTGATTTGCTAACCAGGCAAGTATCATCACCGGAAGTGGATTGGAGCTATGGGGAACCAACAGAGATGCTGACCTTAAGAAATTCAGAAGATTTTAATGAGGAGATGGGGGAGAGTAGTGGTGCTTATATTGTTCGTATACCATTTGGGCCAAGAGATAAGTATATTGCTAAGGAACACCTCTGGCCTCACATCCCTGAGTTCGTAGATGGTGCACTTAACCACATCATACAGATGTCCAAAGTTCTGGGGGAGCAAATTGCTTGTGGGAAACCAGTGTGGCCTGTTGCTATCCATGGGCATTATGCAGATGCAGGCGACTCTGCTGCTCTTCTTTCTGGTGCCTTGAATGTGCCTATGCTTTTCACTGGCCACTCTCTTGGCCGAGATAAATTGGAACAACTTCTGAAACAAGGTCGATTGTCGAGGgatgaaataaacaaaacatacaaaataatGCGCAGAATAGAGGCTGAAGAGTTATCCCTTGACTCTTCTGAAATAGTCATAACTAGCACCAGACAGGAGATAGAGGAGCAATGGAGACTGTATGATGCTTTTGATCCAGTACTGGAGCGTAAACTACGAGCGAGAATCAGGCGCAATGTGAGCTCTTATGGAAGGTTCATGCCTCGCATGGCT GTTATTCCTCCTGGAATGGAGTTTCATCATATTATTCCACAAGAAGCTGGTATGGATGGTGACACCGAATGGAACGAAGACCACCCTACTTCTCCAGATCCCCTCATCTGGACTGAG ATAATGCGATTCTTTACCAATCCTCGCAAGCCAATGATACTTGCCCTTGCTAGGCCAGATCCCAAAAAGAACATCATGACTTTGGTCAAGGCATTTGGAGAATGCCGCCCTTTAAGAGATCTTGCCAACCTT ACACTCATCATGGGTAATCGTGACGGAATTGATGAAATGTCTAGCACAAATGCTTCTGTGCTTCTTTCAGTACTAAAGCTTATTGACAAATATGATCTGTATGGCCAAGTGGCGTACCCTAAACATCACAAACAATCTGATGTTCCTGATATCTATCGCCTAGCAGCAAAGACAAAG GGTGTTTTCATTAACCCAGCTTTCATCGAGCCGTTTGGGCTCACCTTAATCGAG gCAGCTGCTCATGGTTTGCCCATTGTTGCTACAAAAAACGGAGGTCCTGTTGATATACATCGG GTACTTGACAATGGGCTTCTCATTGATCCTCATGATCAGCAATCCATAGCTGATGCTCTCCTAAAGCTTGTTGCGGATAAGCAGCTTTGGGCAAGATGTAGGCATAATGGTTTGAAGAATATTCACCTGTTTTCATGGCCAGAGCACTGCAAAACTTACTTATCTCGAATTGCCAGTTGTAAACCTAGGTATCCGCAATGGCAAAGAAGTGACGACAGAGAAGAAAATTCAGAATCAGATTCACCTGGTGATTCATTGAGAGATATACAGGATATGTCTTTGAATTTGAACTTTTCATTGGATGGTGACAAAAGTGGAGCTAGTGGAAATGATAATTTTGAATCTGAAGGAAATTCTACTGATAAAAAGACTAAATTGGAGAATGCTGTTTTGGCATGGTCAAAGGGCATTCAAAAGGATACCCGGAAGGCTGGGTCCCCAGATAAAGCTGATTCAAATACCAACAGTGGCAAGTTTCCAGCTTTGAGGAGGAGGAAAAATCTATTTGTCATTGCTGCGGATTGTGATTCCATTGAAGGCCTTATTGAAGCCACTAAAAAGATTTTTGAGGCGGTAGAAAAGGAAAGGACAGAAGGCTCTATAGGGTTCATATTATCAACGTCCTTGACCATGTCTGAGATACAATCATTTCTTGTCTCCGGGGGTTTCACCCCTtgtgactttgatgcttttatttGCAATAGTGGTAGCGATCTCTATTATCCAACTAATCCAGAGGATGGTCGCATTGTTATTGACTTCTATTACCACTCACATATTGATTACCGATGGGGTGGAGAAGGTTTGAGGAAGACTTTGGTTCGGTGGGCAGCTTCAGTGAATGATAAAAGGGCTGTGAATGACGAGAAGGTTATTACTGCTACTGAACAACTTTCAGCTAATTACTGTTATGCTTTCAAAGTGCATAAACCGGAACTG GTTCCTACGGTTAAAGAACTCCGCAAGGTTCTGAGAATTCAAGCTCTGCGTTGCCATGTAATCTATTGCCAAAATGGGACAAGGCTGAATGTGATTCCTGCATTATCATCTCGCTCCCAAGCTCTCAG GTACCTATATGTTCGATGGGGTGTGGAGTTGGCAAAGATGGTGGTTTTTGTCGGAGAATGCGGAGACACAGATTACGAAGGGTTACTTGGTGGGATGCACAAAAGCATTATCTTGAAGGGAGTTTGTAGCAATGCTAGTAAGGAATTCCATGCTAACAGAAGCTACCCTTTGTCGGATGTGATCTCACTCGATACCCCCAACGTTGTTCAGACACCTGAAGAGTGGAGCAGTTCTGATATTCGTGACGCCGTGGAGTCATTTGGACTCCTCAAGGGCTGA